A genomic stretch from Achromobacter spanius includes:
- a CDS encoding mechanosensitive ion channel domain-containing protein, whose protein sequence is MLSCLSMLWQAPATAAMPLLQAKEPAASSSALTPAALADLLENPEARKALVDELRAQASGTKADPASQSAAAKSGEAAKAAEAKQDAGVPGLQARMADGVQRFLTGVAADLGQGVDDMRALASGRNLRMDSGTAGQALMPLALAAVATIVAFLLLRMIAMLIYTRIDRWVAHQGAGAAVNPSPQRGVPAPMRVLIRRGGAIIGAVAIDAGVVLLAAMAGGAAALWGTPGRGALDTLAAVFLQAFVAVEIVKVLVRTVFAVRHPHLRLLPMEDELAKYWNGWLVRVVAAAGYGTLLIDPVISATLSPALGRLANMLIMLVVYVYAVRVIWHNRHSVRERLSRRAAHATTFMGSRLNFLSRVWHVLGIGYFTILLVVSQIDPTNALPFMARATAQTLLVIGVSSLLVLLLNTVLAKPIALSADLRRRLPMLEARVNAYVPALLKVLGWIIRIVAVLLIFDAWHAFDLSSWLASDAGGAAIKMVLNIVIVLLIAALVWTVIASVIEHRLSQSEGRGMPTARERTLLALFRNAALIVIVTMTLMVLLSQIGIDVAPLIAGAGVVGLAIGFGAQKLVQDIITGVFIQLENGMNENDVVQVAGVFGTVEKMTIRSVGIRTLDGGYHLVPFSSVDVVANHMRDFSYHLGEYTIAHRESVDDAIEHLRAAFAELMTDSVLGPEILEEITIAGVTAVNDKGVTIRILIKTTPGMQWAVQRGYNRLLKKHFDAAGIELPYPHTVVYFGQDKRGFAPAANVALQTERPDEGEDARAAGHTRRRLQPETSGDDAAEVLGNELESREEPDADSESPDAYAKPRNP, encoded by the coding sequence ATGCTGAGTTGCCTGTCGATGCTGTGGCAAGCGCCCGCCACGGCCGCCATGCCCCTGCTGCAAGCCAAGGAACCCGCCGCTTCCTCTTCGGCGCTGACCCCAGCGGCGCTGGCCGACCTGCTGGAAAATCCCGAGGCGCGCAAGGCGCTGGTGGACGAGTTGCGAGCGCAGGCGTCAGGCACCAAGGCGGACCCCGCTAGCCAGTCTGCGGCGGCAAAATCAGGCGAAGCCGCCAAAGCCGCTGAAGCCAAACAAGACGCCGGCGTCCCCGGCTTGCAGGCGCGCATGGCCGATGGCGTGCAGCGTTTCCTGACCGGCGTTGCCGCCGACCTCGGCCAGGGCGTGGACGACATGCGCGCGCTGGCCTCGGGGCGCAACCTGCGGATGGACAGCGGCACGGCAGGCCAGGCCTTGATGCCCTTGGCGCTGGCCGCAGTGGCCACTATCGTTGCCTTCCTTCTGTTGCGCATGATCGCCATGCTGATCTACACCCGCATCGATCGTTGGGTGGCGCATCAGGGCGCGGGCGCAGCGGTCAACCCATCGCCGCAGCGCGGCGTACCGGCCCCAATGCGGGTGCTCATTCGGCGCGGCGGCGCCATTATCGGGGCGGTAGCCATCGATGCGGGCGTGGTCCTGCTGGCGGCCATGGCGGGCGGCGCGGCGGCGCTGTGGGGCACGCCGGGGCGCGGCGCGCTGGACACGCTGGCGGCGGTATTTCTGCAGGCTTTCGTGGCGGTGGAAATCGTCAAGGTGCTGGTCCGCACCGTATTCGCCGTGCGGCATCCGCATCTGCGCCTGCTGCCCATGGAAGACGAATTGGCCAAGTACTGGAACGGCTGGCTGGTGCGCGTGGTTGCCGCGGCGGGTTATGGCACGCTGCTGATCGACCCGGTGATCTCGGCCACCTTGTCGCCCGCCCTGGGCCGCCTGGCCAATATGCTCATCATGCTGGTGGTGTACGTGTATGCGGTGCGCGTCATCTGGCATAACCGCCACTCGGTGCGCGAACGGCTTAGCCGCCGTGCCGCCCATGCGACCACGTTCATGGGGTCGCGGCTGAATTTCCTGTCGCGCGTGTGGCACGTGCTGGGTATCGGGTACTTCACCATCCTGCTGGTGGTCAGCCAGATCGACCCGACCAACGCGCTGCCCTTCATGGCCCGCGCTACTGCCCAGACCTTGCTGGTCATTGGCGTGAGCAGTCTGCTGGTGCTGCTGCTGAACACCGTACTGGCCAAGCCCATTGCCTTGTCGGCCGACCTGCGGCGGCGACTGCCGATGCTTGAGGCGCGCGTCAACGCCTATGTGCCGGCCTTGTTGAAAGTGCTGGGATGGATCATCCGCATCGTCGCGGTGCTGCTCATCTTTGACGCCTGGCATGCGTTCGACCTCTCCAGCTGGCTGGCATCGGATGCCGGGGGCGCGGCGATCAAGATGGTGCTCAACATCGTCATTGTGTTGCTGATCGCGGCGCTGGTCTGGACAGTAATTGCCAGCGTCATCGAACACCGGCTCAGCCAAAGCGAAGGGCGCGGCATGCCGACCGCGCGAGAGCGCACGCTGCTGGCGCTGTTTCGCAATGCTGCCTTGATCGTCATTGTGACGATGACGCTGATGGTGCTGCTGTCGCAAATCGGTATCGACGTGGCGCCGTTGATTGCGGGCGCCGGGGTGGTTGGCCTGGCGATCGGTTTCGGCGCGCAGAAGCTGGTGCAGGACATCATCACCGGTGTCTTCATCCAGCTGGAAAACGGCATGAACGAGAACGACGTGGTGCAAGTCGCGGGCGTGTTCGGCACGGTTGAAAAGATGACGATACGCTCGGTGGGCATACGCACGCTGGACGGCGGTTACCACCTGGTGCCGTTCTCGTCGGTGGATGTGGTGGCCAACCACATGCGTGATTTCTCGTACCACCTGGGTGAGTACACCATCGCGCATCGCGAAAGCGTGGACGATGCCATTGAGCATCTGCGCGCGGCCTTCGCCGAGCTGATGACGGACTCGGTGCTGGGACCGGAAATCCTGGAAGAGATCACCATTGCGGGCGTCACGGCAGTCAATGACAAGGGCGTGACCATCCGCATCCTGATCAAGACCACGCCAGGCATGCAATGGGCCGTGCAGCGTGGCTACAACCGCTTGTTGAAGAAGCACTTCGACGCCGCCGGCATCGAGCTGCCCTATCCGCACACGGTCGTCTACTTCGGCCAGGACAAGCGGGGCTTTGCGCCCGCGGCGAACGTGGCGCTGCAAACCGAGCGCCCGGATGAAGGCGAGGACGCCCGCGCTGCCGGACACACCCGCCGCCGCCTGCAACCGGAAACCAGCGGCGACGATGCTGCCGAAGTGCTGGGCAACGAGTTGGAGTCGCGCGAAGAGCCGGACGCGGATTCGGAATCGCCGGATGCCTATGCCAAGCCGCGCAACCCGTGA
- a CDS encoding helix-turn-helix transcriptional regulator encodes MPSRATRDSRPLAEASASGSTRPLEDAALLRRLLRAKDRMDAASGEAWPISRLAEVSGVSQAYFARSFKRAFGLPPHRYLLTRRIERATALLRDTDLSITEIAFETGWQSLGTFGRIFHDVTGLSPGGMRVHAQAELQARPTALAGVPACLVKAAQRPDLDSAVLEKRRRAAAATLRESTKEES; translated from the coding sequence ATGCCAAGCCGCGCAACCCGTGATTCGCGCCCGCTTGCCGAGGCATCGGCAAGCGGCTCGACCCGCCCGTTGGAGGATGCCGCGCTGCTGCGCCGCCTCTTGCGCGCCAAGGACCGCATGGATGCAGCCTCCGGCGAGGCTTGGCCGATCAGCCGCCTGGCCGAGGTCAGTGGTGTGTCGCAGGCCTATTTCGCGCGCTCGTTCAAGCGCGCCTTCGGGCTGCCGCCGCACCGCTATTTGCTCACCCGCCGGATCGAACGCGCCACCGCCCTGCTGCGGGATACCGACCTGAGCATTACGGAGATTGCGTTCGAGACCGGTTGGCAGAGTCTGGGCACCTTCGGCCGAATCTTCCATGACGTCACCGGCCTTAGCCCCGGCGGGATGCGCGTCCACGCTCAAGCCGAGCTCCAAGCCCGACCGACAGCGCTTGCCGGCGTTCCTGCCTGTTTGGTCAAGGCTGCGCAGCGCCCCGACCTGGACAGCGCAGTTTTGGAGAAGCGCCGTCGCGCCGCCGCCGCTACATTGCGCGAATCGACCAAGGAGGAGTCATGA
- a CDS encoding VOC family protein, with amino-acid sequence MNEGINVVGLYVNDQDEALAFYVEKLGFRVHTDVRNGAYRWLTIQHPDQPAFQLGLFKPGPPIHDEATAQTLLAMVAKGAMPPLVLSVTDCRATYARLQALGVEFTQEPTDRYGSVDAGFRDPAGNGWKMIQAG; translated from the coding sequence ATGAACGAAGGTATCAATGTTGTCGGCTTGTACGTGAATGATCAGGACGAAGCGCTGGCGTTCTACGTGGAAAAACTCGGCTTTCGCGTTCACACGGATGTGCGCAATGGTGCCTACCGATGGCTGACCATCCAGCATCCGGACCAGCCCGCGTTTCAGCTTGGCCTGTTCAAGCCCGGCCCACCCATCCACGACGAAGCCACTGCGCAAACCCTGCTCGCGATGGTTGCCAAAGGCGCCATGCCGCCGCTGGTGTTGTCGGTGACGGATTGCCGCGCCACCTATGCCAGATTGCAGGCGCTGGGCGTTGAGTTCACCCAGGAGCCCACGGACCGCTACGGCAGCGTCGATGCCGGGTTCCGAGACCCGGCCGGCAACGGGTGGAAGATGATCCAGGCGGGCTAG
- a CDS encoding LysE family translocator, with amino-acid sequence MLDIQHYGSFILAILVFQAIPGAGTIAILDATARHGKGAGMAAVLGTIAGDFLFMVAAAAGLAAIMRTHPMVFQGLQWAGVAYLLWLGAQLIRTRPGAQEQKRGRDRSPWVYFRRAFMVSLTNPKVILFFVAFFPLFLKPAASTLTLAVMMLHVTVLSLLYQGALVLIGNAVALRLATFPGARRLATRFAGLALVGLGIQLAAGVA; translated from the coding sequence ATGCTCGACATCCAGCACTACGGCAGCTTTATTCTGGCCATCCTGGTATTCCAGGCCATTCCCGGTGCGGGCACCATCGCCATCCTTGACGCCACCGCGCGCCATGGCAAGGGCGCCGGCATGGCGGCGGTGCTGGGCACGATCGCGGGCGACTTCCTGTTCATGGTCGCCGCCGCCGCCGGCCTGGCCGCGATCATGCGGACGCATCCGATGGTCTTTCAAGGCCTGCAATGGGCCGGGGTCGCGTATCTTTTATGGCTGGGCGCGCAACTCATCCGCACACGCCCCGGTGCGCAAGAGCAGAAACGCGGACGCGATCGATCACCCTGGGTGTATTTCCGGCGGGCGTTCATGGTGAGCCTGACCAACCCCAAGGTGATCTTGTTCTTCGTCGCGTTCTTTCCCTTGTTTCTCAAACCGGCGGCATCCACTCTGACGCTGGCGGTCATGATGCTGCACGTGACCGTGCTTAGCCTGCTTTATCAAGGCGCGTTGGTGCTCATCGGCAACGCCGTGGCCTTGCGCCTTGCGACGTTTCCCGGAGCCCGGCGGCTGGCAACACGATTTGCGGGCCTGGCGCTGGTCGGACTTGGCATCCAGTTGGCCGCGGGTGTCGCTTAG
- a CDS encoding Lrp/AsnC family transcriptional regulator has product MARTDKNELDDVAWRLLRALQADARAPLKTLAEAAGLSVAATAERLKRLQDAGIAQRFTLEVDASKVGYPVKAIVGITAIQPGKKALLDRLRHAPEVLECHHVAGADSYLMTVVATGLMDLERFIGTINPYGETRTSIIFSTPIERRGLVPPGTAKR; this is encoded by the coding sequence ATGGCAAGAACAGATAAAAATGAACTGGACGACGTGGCCTGGCGCTTGTTGCGCGCGCTGCAGGCTGACGCGCGCGCGCCCTTGAAGACCCTGGCCGAGGCCGCTGGCTTGTCTGTCGCGGCCACGGCCGAGCGGCTCAAGCGGCTGCAGGATGCCGGCATTGCGCAACGGTTTACGCTTGAGGTCGATGCATCAAAAGTGGGCTATCCGGTGAAGGCGATAGTCGGTATCACCGCAATCCAGCCGGGCAAGAAAGCGCTGCTTGACCGGCTGCGCCATGCGCCCGAAGTGCTTGAATGCCACCATGTGGCCGGGGCGGATTCCTATCTGATGACGGTTGTCGCAACGGGCTTGATGGATCTTGAACGCTTTATCGGAACGATTAATCCATACGGGGAAACACGTACGTCCATTATTTTTTCCACCCCCATCGAGCGTCGCGGGCTGGTGCCGCCCGGCACGGCAAAACGGTAA
- a CDS encoding CheR family methyltransferase has product MMLRTEFPIVALGASAGGIKAFEAFFRGMPANPAMAFVVVSHLSSSDESQLLDAIARDTSLAVMVGVDNQQLEPNCIYLLPRDTLMSIGQRRLRVIKRPESVPVRRPVDLFFSALARDCLDYAAGVVLSGANADGTLGIKAIKEYGGTTLAQATDGDGPINPDMPASAIASGWVDFVLPANQMGQKLVQLGLGLPAPTEGGPNPHEGGGPAGQGASCRKIRELLRASHGHEPGGHNDREFMRRVRRRMQIKQLSTVDAYIDHLNQWPQEAIALVRDLSVGSTNFFQDPAAFDVLDRLLVPALLQGRGAADTVRIWVPGCATGEEAYSLAILLREHLDTMAVTPRVRLFATDVDDWALLAARAARYPGQWLEGMSRERRDRHFIADGDGYVVNKHLRDMCIFAPHSVVRDPPFARIDLISCRNLLICSDRQIQQQIIPTFHYSLQPNGYLLLGASEDVSEVGSLFKAIERQHGIFQRRTGPAVAPRLAFSSWPLQAANLPSFMHRPGEAVGATLHAAIERQVLTRHAPAHVVINRDGDVLYYSNGTGKFLQADMGMPSHQVLTLARKGLRPDLRALLHEAAETGKRARREDVAFEDDEGRLQRVALEVEPLSWQRDSETRYLVLFFQCGVGGDTGAHSPAQARQDGAARHLEFELLQARERLQSMAEEYEAALEELSASNEELLSVNEELQSANEELEASKEELLSLNEELHTANEDLHGKVDELDRCNNDMNILFEKAAIATLFLDRNLVIRSFTPAIGDVFNILPSDCGRPIIDLASRFDLPAFASDIERVYTDYRPVERRIASPLDGKHYLLRIVPHHGAGNRVDGVVVTFIDITDITQVERRHRLLIADLQRRTRNMFAIVQAVVGAAHPGQGRELLEQTLDAVMRGKARLNFQPGGVTCQIEMPLDDISASQEGSDSVAS; this is encoded by the coding sequence ATGATGCTCCGAACGGAATTCCCCATCGTGGCCCTTGGCGCTTCCGCTGGCGGAATCAAGGCATTTGAAGCGTTTTTTCGCGGCATGCCCGCGAACCCCGCCATGGCCTTCGTGGTGGTTTCCCATCTAAGTTCCAGCGACGAAAGCCAGTTGCTCGATGCCATCGCTCGCGACACCTCGCTGGCAGTCATGGTCGGCGTTGATAATCAGCAGCTTGAACCCAATTGCATTTATCTTCTGCCGCGCGACACCCTCATGTCTATCGGCCAGCGGCGTTTACGCGTGATCAAACGCCCTGAGAGTGTGCCGGTTCGCCGCCCTGTTGATTTATTCTTTTCCGCCTTGGCGCGCGATTGCTTGGATTATGCAGCGGGCGTGGTGTTGTCCGGCGCCAATGCAGACGGCACGCTGGGCATCAAGGCCATCAAGGAATATGGCGGCACCACCCTGGCGCAAGCCACGGACGGGGACGGCCCCATCAATCCCGACATGCCGGCCAGCGCCATCGCCAGCGGTTGGGTCGATTTTGTGCTGCCCGCCAACCAGATGGGGCAAAAACTGGTCCAGCTTGGCCTGGGCTTACCCGCACCGACCGAGGGGGGACCCAATCCGCACGAAGGCGGCGGCCCAGCCGGCCAGGGCGCGTCATGCCGGAAGATCCGTGAGTTGTTGCGCGCCAGCCATGGCCACGAACCCGGCGGCCACAATGACCGCGAGTTCATGCGCCGTGTGCGGCGCCGCATGCAGATCAAGCAGCTCAGCACGGTTGACGCCTACATTGACCATTTGAACCAGTGGCCTCAGGAGGCCATCGCGCTGGTCCGCGATCTGTCGGTCGGCAGCACGAACTTCTTCCAGGACCCCGCAGCGTTCGACGTGCTCGACCGGCTGCTTGTTCCGGCATTGCTGCAAGGCCGCGGAGCGGCGGATACCGTGCGCATTTGGGTGCCCGGTTGCGCCACCGGCGAAGAAGCCTATTCGTTGGCCATTCTTTTGCGCGAACACTTGGACACCATGGCGGTGACGCCTCGCGTGCGCTTGTTCGCCACCGATGTCGACGACTGGGCGCTGCTTGCGGCGCGCGCGGCAAGATACCCGGGCCAATGGCTTGAAGGGATGTCGCGCGAACGCCGTGATCGCCACTTTATTGCGGATGGCGACGGCTATGTGGTGAACAAGCACCTGCGGGACATGTGCATCTTCGCGCCCCACAGCGTGGTGCGCGACCCGCCCTTCGCCCGGATCGACCTTATTTCCTGCCGGAATCTGCTGATCTGTTCCGACCGCCAGATTCAACAGCAGATCATCCCGACGTTCCATTATTCGTTGCAGCCCAATGGCTATCTGCTGCTTGGCGCGTCTGAAGACGTGAGCGAGGTCGGCAGCCTGTTCAAGGCCATTGAGCGCCAGCATGGAATCTTTCAACGACGCACGGGCCCAGCGGTTGCGCCCCGCCTGGCTTTTTCGTCGTGGCCGTTGCAGGCCGCCAACCTTCCCAGTTTCATGCATCGCCCGGGTGAGGCCGTCGGTGCGACGTTGCACGCGGCGATCGAACGCCAGGTGTTGACCCGGCATGCCCCCGCGCATGTGGTGATCAATCGGGACGGCGACGTGCTGTATTACTCGAACGGCACAGGCAAATTCTTGCAGGCCGACATGGGAATGCCCAGCCATCAAGTGCTGACCCTGGCGCGCAAGGGCCTGCGGCCGGATCTGCGCGCCTTGCTGCACGAGGCGGCAGAAACGGGAAAGCGCGCGCGACGCGAGGACGTGGCTTTTGAAGACGACGAAGGGCGCTTGCAGCGCGTAGCACTCGAGGTCGAGCCGCTGTCTTGGCAGCGAGACTCTGAAACGCGATATCTGGTCCTGTTCTTTCAGTGCGGCGTCGGGGGCGACACAGGCGCCCATTCCCCTGCGCAGGCACGGCAAGACGGCGCTGCCCGCCACCTGGAATTCGAACTGCTGCAAGCGCGTGAACGCCTGCAATCCATGGCTGAGGAATACGAGGCCGCGCTCGAGGAATTGAGCGCGTCCAACGAAGAGCTGCTGTCCGTCAACGAAGAGCTGCAATCGGCCAACGAAGAGCTGGAAGCCTCCAAGGAAGAACTGCTTTCGCTTAACGAAGAGCTGCATACCGCCAACGAAGATCTGCATGGCAAGGTCGACGAGCTGGACCGCTGCAACAATGACATGAATATCCTGTTTGAAAAGGCCGCCATCGCGACGCTGTTCCTGGACCGAAATCTGGTCATCCGCAGCTTTACACCGGCGATAGGCGACGTGTTCAACATTTTGCCCAGCGACTGCGGCCGACCCATTATCGATTTGGCCAGTCGTTTCGACCTGCCCGCGTTTGCGAGCGATATCGAGCGCGTCTATACGGACTATCGGCCCGTCGAACGCCGCATTGCCAGCCCGCTGGATGGAAAGCACTACTTGCTGCGCATCGTGCCCCACCACGGCGCCGGCAATCGCGTGGATGGTGTCGTCGTCACGTTTATCGACATCACCGACATTACCCAGGTCGAGCGCCGCCACCGCCTTTTAATCGCCGACCTGCAACGACGCACCCGCAATATGTTCGCGATCGTGCAAGCCGTGGTGGGAGCCGCGCATCCGGGCCAGGGCCGCGAACTGCTCGAACAGACTCTGGATGCCGTGATGCGCGGGAAGGCGCGCCTGAATTTCCAGCCGGGCGGAGTCACATGCCAGATTGAAATGCCCTTGGATGACATAAGCGCCAGTCAGGAGGGCTCGGACTCCGTGGCTTCCTGA
- a CDS encoding sigma-54-dependent transcriptional regulator: MNDIQVLLIEDDALLGAALLQRLRLEGISAQWVQSCAQAVELFRRTRMRPAFLLADIRLPDGSGEDLYRRLIPYLARTTVVFATAYGDIAQAVRLVAAGANDYLTKPYDTDALIVRIRALIATQPAGGNAAVQDNPFALDAATHDVAQALERFAASALPVLFEGETGTGKDRAARYVHARSAYSAGPFVAVNCATLAPDLVESLLFGHAKGAFSGASAARDGLFSQAAGGTLYLDEVAELTPRAQAALLRVLENGEYRPLGESSSRQTHCRILASTCADLEASIAQGTFRADLFYRLAVARIATTPLRSRPGAIDPLAGTLLDALRTTATSITFSPDAMQAMRDHAWPGNIREMKNRIARALVMMEGATLCASDLFPERRLAQKPDLATTRLDAEQRAIQQAISESGGHMGLAAKRLGISRTTLWKKLRAGRQEATESEPS; the protein is encoded by the coding sequence GTGAACGACATACAGGTACTGCTCATTGAAGATGATGCCTTGCTGGGCGCCGCGCTCTTGCAGCGCTTGCGCCTGGAAGGCATCTCGGCGCAATGGGTGCAAAGCTGCGCACAGGCTGTCGAGCTGTTCCGCCGAACGCGCATGCGGCCCGCGTTCCTGCTTGCCGATATCCGGCTGCCGGACGGATCAGGAGAAGATCTGTATCGCCGCCTGATTCCTTATCTGGCCCGCACTACCGTCGTCTTTGCCACGGCCTACGGAGACATTGCCCAGGCCGTGCGCCTGGTTGCCGCGGGCGCGAATGACTACTTGACCAAGCCCTATGACACCGATGCGCTGATCGTCCGCATACGGGCGCTCATCGCCACCCAGCCCGCCGGGGGCAACGCCGCGGTCCAGGACAACCCTTTCGCGCTTGACGCTGCCACGCACGATGTCGCGCAAGCGCTTGAGCGGTTTGCAGCCAGTGCGTTGCCGGTGCTCTTTGAAGGGGAAACCGGAACGGGCAAAGACCGTGCCGCAAGATACGTCCACGCGCGCTCGGCGTATTCAGCCGGCCCCTTCGTCGCGGTCAACTGCGCCACGCTGGCGCCGGACCTGGTCGAGAGCCTGTTGTTTGGTCATGCGAAGGGTGCCTTCAGCGGCGCCAGCGCAGCGCGGGATGGCCTGTTTTCCCAAGCGGCAGGCGGCACCCTGTATCTGGATGAAGTGGCCGAACTGACGCCCAGGGCGCAAGCCGCCCTGTTGCGCGTGCTGGAGAACGGCGAGTACCGGCCCTTGGGCGAGTCTTCCAGCCGGCAAACGCATTGCCGGATACTTGCCAGCACCTGCGCGGATCTGGAAGCGTCCATAGCGCAAGGAACATTTCGCGCCGATCTCTTCTATCGGCTTGCCGTGGCAAGAATTGCGACCACGCCGCTAAGAAGCCGGCCCGGCGCGATTGACCCGTTGGCCGGCACCTTGCTGGACGCGCTGCGCACGACGGCGACGAGCATCACGTTTTCGCCGGACGCCATGCAGGCAATGCGTGACCATGCCTGGCCTGGCAACATCCGGGAAATGAAGAACCGGATTGCGCGCGCCCTCGTCATGATGGAGGGCGCCACGCTTTGCGCCAGCGACCTGTTCCCCGAAAGACGGCTCGCGCAAAAGCCGGACCTGGCCACGACGCGCCTTGATGCCGAACAACGCGCCATCCAGCAAGCCATCTCCGAATCCGGCGGCCATATGGGGCTGGCGGCAAAGCGGCTTGGCATCTCGCGGACAACACTGTGGAAAAAGCTGCGCGCCGGCCGTCAGGAAGCCACGGAGTCCGAGCCCTCCTGA
- a CDS encoding ATP-binding protein has product MFRLSLTSRIPLAVSLLFLVISAALISLALHGVSRQFDRQIANLGQVYLDGLSAAILPAVRAADTAQMVDVLNRALDTHLGVVDRTLAVVTPDQHLLAHVARYPDVEGVPLEALAAPSGTLISPRSEGVWTWRLLDSDQPRLGTLVANLDVSDFHRQRKELALELGLLGLTISLFGAALCFGMAKRLQRPIISLTEAMRARPRERLATREIHTADPEIADLLSAYNGMVDSALEREALAERNARIEREAVLGRMSAALAHEVRNPLGGLRTAVQTLRQFGERPDARSESLDFIERGVQALQAVVDASLRTFRPGNAWLRQEDIADIRLMVDAQAGKAGVRVQLHCEGMHDEQPLTLPAGAVRQVLLNLVLNAIQASPPGDLVLVLARARRDALTLHVADGGSGLPIAARRALAGHPSEGDGMGLRIVADLISTLKGRLRVTRVESGTRISVRLPFATEEPLP; this is encoded by the coding sequence ATGTTCCGCCTGTCTCTTACCTCGCGCATTCCGCTCGCGGTCTCCCTGCTTTTTCTTGTGATTTCCGCCGCGCTTATCTCCTTGGCGCTGCACGGCGTTTCCAGGCAGTTCGACAGGCAGATCGCCAACCTTGGCCAGGTGTATCTGGATGGCTTGTCGGCCGCGATCCTGCCGGCCGTGCGCGCGGCGGATACCGCGCAGATGGTCGACGTGCTGAATCGGGCGCTGGACACGCATCTGGGCGTGGTGGATCGGACGCTTGCCGTGGTAACGCCGGACCAGCATCTGCTTGCGCACGTGGCGCGCTATCCCGATGTGGAAGGCGTTCCCCTGGAAGCACTTGCCGCGCCGTCCGGCACCTTGATCAGCCCGCGCTCGGAAGGGGTGTGGACGTGGCGCCTGCTGGACAGCGATCAACCACGGCTGGGCACCTTGGTGGCCAACCTGGACGTCAGCGACTTTCATCGGCAGCGCAAGGAACTGGCGCTTGAGCTGGGCTTGCTGGGTCTGACCATCAGCCTGTTTGGCGCGGCGCTTTGCTTCGGCATGGCCAAGCGGCTGCAACGGCCCATCATTTCCTTGACCGAAGCCATGCGCGCCCGACCGCGGGAACGCCTTGCCACCCGGGAAATCCATACGGCCGACCCCGAGATCGCGGATCTGCTGTCGGCCTACAACGGCATGGTGGACAGCGCGCTGGAACGCGAGGCGCTTGCGGAACGCAATGCGCGCATCGAACGCGAAGCGGTGCTGGGCCGCATGTCGGCGGCGCTGGCCCACGAGGTACGCAACCCGCTGGGCGGCTTGCGTACGGCGGTGCAAACCTTGCGCCAATTCGGCGAACGCCCGGACGCCAGAAGTGAGTCACTGGATTTCATCGAACGCGGTGTGCAGGCGCTGCAAGCCGTGGTGGATGCCAGCCTACGCACGTTTCGCCCTGGCAACGCATGGCTGCGCCAGGAAGACATTGCCGACATCCGATTGATGGTGGACGCGCAGGCCGGCAAGGCGGGGGTTCGAGTACAACTGCATTGCGAAGGCATGCACGACGAGCAGCCCCTGACGCTGCCCGCCGGAGCGGTTCGGCAGGTGCTGCTTAATCTGGTGCTGAACGCAATTCAGGCCTCTCCGCCGGGCGATCTGGTGCTTGTGCTGGCACGGGCCCGGCGCGACGCGTTGACGCTGCACGTCGCTGACGGCGGTTCCGGCTTGCCGATCGCGGCGCGACGCGCGCTGGCTGGCCACCCATCCGAGGGCGACGGCATGGGGCTACGCATCGTCGCCGACCTGATAAGCACCCTGAAAGGCCGTCTGCGTGTGACGCGCGTTGAAAGCGGCACGCGCATCTCGGTGCGCCTGCCCTTCGCCACAGAGGAACCCTTGCCGTGA
- a CDS encoding tripartite tricarboxylate transporter TctB family protein — translation MGSTIFSRKRDLWGGAFIALCGALTILEATSYNIGELARMGPGYFPMMVGCFLVALGILIPLSPDPDEVQEDLVEEHLPQPSRRDRIRGMACIAAGIALFIILGSFVGFLPATFALVFVSALGDTSNSIKSAAILAIAMTVFGAVVFSWALQLQFPMLRWG, via the coding sequence GTGGGCAGCACCATATTCTCTAGAAAGCGCGATCTGTGGGGAGGTGCGTTCATAGCACTCTGCGGCGCGCTCACCATTCTTGAAGCGACGTCCTACAACATTGGAGAACTGGCCCGGATGGGGCCAGGCTACTTCCCCATGATGGTGGGCTGCTTTCTGGTGGCGTTGGGCATTCTGATTCCGCTTAGCCCGGACCCCGACGAGGTGCAGGAAGACCTGGTCGAAGAGCATCTGCCGCAACCGTCGCGCCGCGACCGTATTCGTGGCATGGCCTGCATCGCGGCGGGCATTGCGCTCTTCATCATCCTGGGCAGCTTCGTGGGATTCCTGCCCGCCACCTTTGCGCTGGTGTTCGTGTCGGCGCTGGGCGATACGTCGAATTCCATCAAATCCGCCGCCATTCTCGCCATTGCGATGACGGTGTTCGGCGCGGTTGTGTTCTCGTGGGCGCTGCAACTGCAGTTCCCGATGCTGCGCTGGGGGTAG